One Pseudomonadota bacterium genomic region harbors:
- a CDS encoding XrtA system polysaccharide chain length determinant gives MALNDNRQQLQLQQYVDLFLRNKWLITLPFILITLGSFIFALAIPNIYQASTTILVVPQKVPENYVRSTVPAAVADRLQTLNQQIMSRTRLQQVIERYGLYRKEVNEMAPEEIIELMRQKIDVSVNQRTRTGVNSFTLTFQNPDPRIAMQVANGLASLYIEENLKLRERQARETSNFLNRELGKLEKQLAEKEALLSVFKQKYMGELPDQQDANLRMLDRLEVQYQTSSAALAAAKDRQIQLQQQLNQLPTSSDTVMVEGQVVAVDPDAARLEAMKKYLSSLRSRYTDAHPDVISMVAKIKKLEAKLESSKQPETGNAGAQVSASRTSSPAFVEISNQITLARHEILQLQHELKRLRAEIDVVNAKVENAPKREAELVALTRDYGNLHQNYQNLLDRKIEAQLAENLEMQQQGEQFKILDPALLPVKPFKPDRRKILLAGMVLGLGIGVGLALLLDFLGKSYRYVPDIEEDLGVPVLITIPKILTGKELKWRKIKNLGGVLVIFMAMLAAGGLGFMYFKLTFSLPGWFQQTFFHL, from the coding sequence ATGGCTTTAAACGATAACCGTCAACAGCTGCAGCTGCAACAGTATGTTGATCTGTTCTTACGGAACAAATGGCTGATAACCCTGCCATTTATCCTGATAACCCTGGGCAGCTTTATTTTCGCCCTGGCGATTCCCAATATCTACCAGGCTTCAACGACGATCCTGGTGGTGCCCCAGAAGGTGCCGGAAAATTATGTCCGTTCGACGGTCCCCGCGGCAGTAGCTGACCGCCTGCAGACCCTCAACCAGCAGATCATGAGTCGGACCAGGCTGCAGCAGGTCATTGAACGCTATGGTCTTTACCGGAAGGAAGTCAATGAAATGGCCCCGGAAGAGATTATTGAACTGATGCGCCAAAAAATTGATGTTTCAGTCAATCAGCGCACCCGTACCGGGGTTAATTCATTTACCCTCACTTTTCAGAATCCGGATCCCCGGATTGCCATGCAGGTGGCCAATGGCCTGGCTTCTTTGTACATTGAGGAGAATTTGAAGCTGCGTGAACGCCAGGCGCGGGAGACTTCCAATTTCCTGAATCGGGAACTGGGAAAGCTGGAAAAACAGCTTGCTGAAAAGGAAGCGCTGCTCAGTGTCTTCAAGCAAAAATATATGGGTGAGTTGCCGGACCAGCAGGATGCCAATCTGAGGATGCTTGACCGTCTGGAGGTCCAGTATCAGACCTCAAGTGCGGCCCTGGCAGCAGCTAAAGATCGCCAGATTCAACTGCAGCAGCAATTAAACCAGCTGCCCACCTCCAGTGACACGGTGATGGTGGAAGGACAGGTGGTGGCGGTTGATCCGGATGCCGCCCGGCTGGAAGCGATGAAAAAGTATTTGTCGTCACTGCGGAGCCGTTATACGGATGCCCATCCGGATGTCATCAGCATGGTGGCAAAAATAAAGAAGCTGGAAGCAAAACTAGAGTCCAGTAAACAGCCTGAGACGGGAAATGCAGGTGCGCAGGTATCTGCCAGTCGTACGAGCAGCCCGGCATTTGTTGAGATCAGCAACCAGATAACGTTGGCGAGACATGAGATATTGCAATTACAGCATGAACTCAAGCGGCTGCGGGCTGAAATTGACGTGGTCAATGCCAAGGTGGAAAATGCTCCCAAACGGGAAGCTGAACTGGTGGCCCTGACCCGTGATTATGGCAACCTCCACCAGAATTATCAGAATCTTCTGGATCGGAAAATTGAAGCCCAATTGGCTGAAAACCTGGAGATGCAGCAGCAGGGTGAGCAGTTTAAAATCCTGGATCCTGCCCTGCTGCCGGTTAAACCCTTTAAACCGGATCGGCGAAAAATTCTGTTGGCCGGAATGGTATTGGGCCTGGGGATTGGCGTCGGCCTGGCTTTGCTGTTGGATTTTCTGGGCAAATCATATCGCTATGTTCCCGATATAGAAGAAGACCTCGGGGTTCCGGTACTGATTACCATCCCGAAGATTCTGACCGGAAAAGAGTTGAAATGGCGAAAAATTAAAAATCTCGGCGGGGTATTGGTGATATTCATGGCCATGCTGGCTGCCGGAGGACTGGGGTTTATGTATTTTAAACTGACCTTTTCCCTTCCCGGCTGGTTTCAACAGACCTTCTTTCATTTGTAA
- a CDS encoding outer membrane beta-barrel protein, protein MKKKQKIMLVILVLFFFIQPVFAGVQYHLAAGLSTGLEYDDNIYLDPDHEVDDWNIMVEPEISWQMLAEHAGLEIVYRPGMNTYMDDSSLNYISHDLTGLVHYQPWEPLNLEFENHYLHSEDPLDDESRDFEEGASGSGDREGRNVFYRNDSSIRATYTFGVDRLIEAGYRFGILQNDDPEQEDSKEHAVTGHLGFRFDEQNLIDLDYAFTRGLYEGPDDFYSHEATTRYTHTFSPALDVYGEIGYTDYQYDHSSLEEDWDEYDGNLGIVYRFWEHYTLDLSYGRYDRNTDGDGDDADGNNYHVSLVRDFEHQSFTLSFDQGTDVDNFSGDNNGYTEYWRAQAAFTYDFADRWTLTGSGMIGNDDYQEELSSHDDDSYEVNASLAYAVLPWLSLSLDYTYAENDSSLDEDDYTDNRIAFRATGHWDIF, encoded by the coding sequence ATGAAAAAGAAACAAAAAATTATGCTGGTTATCCTGGTGCTGTTTTTTTTCATTCAGCCGGTTTTTGCCGGGGTGCAGTATCATCTGGCTGCCGGCCTTTCTACCGGTCTGGAGTACGATGACAATATCTACCTTGATCCCGATCATGAAGTGGATGACTGGAATATCATGGTGGAACCGGAAATTTCCTGGCAGATGTTGGCCGAACATGCCGGGCTGGAAATTGTTTACCGACCGGGGATGAACACCTACATGGATGACAGTTCCCTGAACTACATCTCCCATGATCTGACCGGCCTCGTTCATTACCAGCCTTGGGAGCCTTTGAACCTGGAATTTGAAAATCATTACCTGCATAGTGAAGATCCTCTCGATGATGAGAGTCGTGATTTTGAAGAAGGTGCTTCTGGCAGTGGTGACCGGGAGGGCCGCAACGTTTTTTACCGTAATGACAGCAGTATCAGGGCAACCTATACTTTTGGTGTCGATCGCCTCATTGAAGCCGGTTATCGTTTCGGAATCTTGCAAAATGACGATCCAGAACAGGAAGACAGCAAGGAACACGCGGTGACCGGTCACCTGGGATTTCGTTTTGATGAGCAAAATCTGATTGACCTTGATTATGCTTTTACCCGGGGGTTGTATGAAGGTCCCGATGATTTTTACAGCCATGAGGCCACCACCCGCTATACTCATACTTTTTCTCCCGCCCTCGATGTCTATGGTGAAATTGGTTACACTGATTATCAGTATGATCATAGCAGCCTGGAAGAAGACTGGGATGAGTATGATGGCAACTTAGGGATTGTCTACCGTTTCTGGGAACATTATACCCTTGATCTGAGCTATGGCCGCTATGACCGCAATACCGATGGGGATGGTGATGATGCGGATGGGAACAACTACCATGTCAGTCTGGTGCGTGATTTTGAACACCAGTCCTTTACCTTGTCATTTGACCAGGGAACGGATGTGGATAATTTCAGCGGCGACAACAACGGCTATACGGAGTACTGGCGGGCCCAGGCGGCGTTTACCTATGACTTTGCCGACCGCTGGACTTTAACCGGCAGCGGCATGATCGGCAATGATGACTATCAAGAAGAACTGAGCTCCCATGATGATGACAGTTATGAAGTGAATGCCAGTCTTGCTTATGCCGTGCTACCCTGGCTTTCGCTGTCGCTTGACTATACTTATGCCGAGAATGATTCTTCTTTAGATGAGGATGATTATACCGACAACCGGATTGCCTTTCGGGCTACCGGTCATTGGGATATTTTCTAG
- a CDS encoding AAA family ATPase encodes MYCAFYGFQERPFNLTPDPHFLYLNSHYREAYAHLVYGIRERRGFVVVTGEVGIGKTTLIQNLLNNLDENVEIAYIFNPILTITEFFATIFDEFGIRHHSQDKHENLRIFNEFLLKCLKEHKIPVLVIDEAQNLSLKVLEEIRLLSNLETQKNKLLQMVLVGQPELKEKLGRSELRQLNQRVVIRYHLPPLSLLEVKDYIRKRLLVAGTADVNLFSNRALEMIARYSGGIPRLINVIGDNALLIGYAQGIRSIDEGIIGEVVTDLALKRENTPAAAVKGVFIKRYLSRWQSMLWIVALMAILILLMVSFRQELDRGMAFIRSLL; translated from the coding sequence ATGTATTGCGCCTTTTACGGTTTTCAGGAACGGCCGTTTAATCTAACCCCTGATCCTCATTTCCTCTACCTGAATAGCCATTATCGGGAAGCCTATGCGCACCTGGTGTATGGTATTCGTGAGCGGCGGGGATTTGTGGTGGTTACCGGTGAGGTGGGGATTGGCAAAACCACCCTCATCCAGAATCTGCTGAATAATCTGGATGAAAATGTTGAAATTGCCTATATCTTCAACCCTATTTTGACCATAACGGAATTTTTTGCCACCATTTTTGATGAATTCGGGATCCGGCACCATAGTCAGGATAAACATGAGAATTTGCGGATATTTAACGAGTTTTTATTGAAATGCTTGAAAGAGCATAAAATTCCGGTATTGGTTATTGATGAGGCCCAGAACCTGAGTCTCAAGGTTCTCGAAGAAATTCGCTTGCTCTCCAATCTGGAAACTCAGAAAAACAAGCTTTTGCAGATGGTTCTGGTGGGGCAGCCGGAGTTGAAGGAGAAACTGGGTCGCAGTGAATTGCGGCAGCTGAATCAGCGGGTGGTCATCCGTTATCATCTGCCCCCCCTGAGCCTGTTGGAAGTCAAAGACTATATTAGGAAAAGGCTGTTGGTGGCCGGGACTGCCGATGTGAACCTTTTCAGTAACCGGGCTCTGGAAATGATAGCCCGGTATAGTGGCGGTATTCCCCGATTGATTAATGTGATTGGCGATAATGCCCTTCTCATTGGTTATGCCCAGGGGATCAGGAGCATTGATGAAGGAATTATTGGGGAAGTGGTGACCGACCTGGCCCTCAAAAGGGAGAATACCCCGGCTGCTGCAGTAAAAGGGGTGTTCATAAAGAGGTATCTTTCCCGCTGGCAAAGCATGCTGTGGATTGTTGCATTAATGGCTATCTTAATTCTGTTAATGGTCTCCTTTCGCCAGGAACTGGATCGTGGGATGGCATTTATTCGCTCCCTTTTGTAG
- a CDS encoding polysaccharide biosynthesis tyrosine autokinase — protein sequence MSRIQDALKKAEQESLATVVTVQDNAVAEEPQPADLIAKPEPQSQPVIPVVESSAVREPEIAAKPLERERVELQPEPDKQTVTKSTIPKPTPATAASGRKTSQKIDLNPALLDEHLVSLTEPFSLASEQVKKLRTKIILSAPQRLPNKTILVTSAVPREGKTTIAVNLALSLAQGLDEYVLLVDCDFRKPEISKYLGMEFNRGLSNYLTSDIDLSSVLVKTDLSRLTILPMGIAPAKPSELLASDRMKHLIGDLQSRYQDRYIIFDTTSLMSTTEADILANQVDGIIIVVRYGETDREVVKQALKNIDREKIIGIVFNGADYRTSSFYYQETK from the coding sequence ATGAGTAGAATTCAGGATGCTTTAAAAAAAGCTGAGCAGGAAAGTCTGGCAACCGTGGTAACTGTTCAGGATAACGCTGTGGCTGAAGAACCACAACCGGCAGATCTGATTGCCAAACCTGAGCCGCAGTCACAACCGGTAATTCCGGTTGTAGAGTCTAGTGCGGTAAGAGAGCCGGAAATTGCAGCTAAGCCACTGGAGCGTGAGCGAGTTGAGCTCCAGCCGGAGCCGGACAAACAGACTGTAACCAAATCAACAATACCCAAACCAACTCCTGCCACTGCGGCCTCAGGGCGGAAAACTTCGCAAAAGATTGATCTGAATCCGGCACTTCTGGATGAACACCTGGTATCATTGACGGAACCCTTTTCCCTGGCTTCTGAACAGGTGAAAAAGCTGCGGACAAAGATCATTCTCAGCGCTCCCCAGCGGTTGCCCAACAAGACCATCCTGGTAACCAGTGCCGTCCCCCGGGAAGGGAAAACCACCATTGCCGTTAACCTGGCGCTCTCCCTGGCCCAGGGTCTGGATGAATACGTTCTGCTGGTGGATTGTGATTTCCGTAAACCGGAAATCAGCAAATATCTGGGAATGGAATTCAATCGTGGGCTTTCCAACTACCTGACTTCAGATATTGATCTGTCATCGGTGCTGGTAAAAACGGATTTGTCCCGACTGACCATCCTGCCCATGGGCATTGCCCCGGCAAAACCATCTGAGTTGCTGGCCTCTGATCGCATGAAGCACCTGATCGGGGATTTACAGTCCCGCTATCAGGATCGTTATATCATTTTTGACACCACTTCGCTCATGTCTACTACGGAGGCTGATATTCTTGCCAATCAGGTGGATGGTATCATTATCGTGGTGAGATATGGCGAAACAGATCGTGAGGTGGTTAAACAGGCGCTGAAGAATATTGACCGGGAAAAAATTATCGGCATAGTTTTTAATGGTGCTGATTATCGTACTTCCAGCTTTTATTACCAGGAAACCAAATAA